One Nostoc sp. CENA543 genomic window, GCCATTTTTTCCGCCGCAGCTTTAGCAGATTTACTTACCTACGTGATTACATCTGTCCAACTTGCATTAGCTTTCCCAGCACCAGTGGGTGGATTTATAGCCTCATTTGCCAAGTTTGCTGGAATTTTCGCCATTACTCAAGTCCCCTTAGCTATTAGCGAAGGATTGCTAACTGTCTTGGTGTGGAACTGGTTACAATCCTACAGTCCGCAAGAATTAGAAATATTGCAACTCATCAAACGTCAACCCCAAACCCATGAATCAATCTAAACAGGGAATAACTAACTGGCTATTGTTGCTGGGAGTCATTGTGTTATCAGTCACACCGTTAATATTTATCAAAGGTGCAGAATTTGGTGGCGCAGATGGACAAGCTGAACAGGTAATTGGGGAAATCAAACCAGGATATCAACCTTGGGTTAAACCTTTTTTTGAGCCACCTAGTGGAGAAATAGAAAGCTTACTATTTAGTTCACAAGCAGCTTTAGGTGCGGGAATTATCGGTTATGCAATTGGTTTATATAAAGGACGTTCCCAACAACAAAGGAATAAGGAATGAGCCTGCAAATCGATACGCTAGCTTACACTAATAAATTACGGCGATTAGCACCAGAACAGAAATTACTGTTTGCGATCGCCTTACTCATTATCTCTAATTTTGCCCACCCACCAGTGCAAATTATTATTGCGATTTGGGTAAGTATCTGGACTATATTTTACGCGGGTATTCCCACCAAAATATATTTAAAACTAGTTTATATCCCGATTTTATTTTGGTTAACTAGTTTACCAGCTTTAGTAATTAATGGTGTCACAATTAATTACCTCAATACTATCCGAAGTGATGTGATTAACGGTGTTAATATCGGTGATTATTACTTCTATATTAGCAGACATGGTATTGAGCAAGGATGGAGCATATTTACAAGAGCGATCGCTGCTATTTCTTGCTTCTATTTTGTGATGTTAACCATTCCTTTTGCTGACTTATTAAAAACCCTCAGACGTATAGGCTTACCTATCTTAATTACCGACTTACTTTTACTAATGTATCGGTTTATTTTCGTCCTATTAAATACAGCCTCAGAATTGTGGGTAGCTCAACAATCTCGTAGTGGCTACCGCACATTTAGCCTGAGCATGAAAAGTTTATCCCTCTTAATCGGACAATTATTACAACGCACTATAGAGAAATATCACCAAGTTTACCTCAGTCTAGAATCCAGAGGATTTAACGGCGAATTTCAAGTTTGGCACTCACAAAATTACTATCTATCAACACGCTATGCAATGGAAGCGATTCTGGGTTGTTTAATCTTAATAGAACTAGAATGGAAAAGATATCTATTTTAAAATCGCTACTCCGTTTTGAGAGTAATGAGTAATGAGTAATGAGTAATGAGTAATGAGTAATGAGTAATGAGTAATGAGTAATGAGTAATGAGTGAGTGCTAACAGAGAAATAAATTCTCCTTTGTCTACCTTGTCTACCTTGTCTCATTTCCCAATCCCCAGTCCCCAATCCCCAGTCCCCAACCCCCAATCCCTAGATGAATAAACAAGAAAAATTACTAGAATTTCAGCAAGTACACTACACTTACCCAGGTGGACAACAATCAGCCTTAAACGGTGTAAATTTGAGTATACCATCAGGCAAAAAATGCGCTTTGATTGGCAAAAATGGCTGTGGCAAAACCACCTTATTTTTATTAGCTAATGGTTTATATAAACCCCATAAAGGAAATATATATTGGCAGGGTAAACCTTTACAATATGACCGCAATTTTTTAATGAAACTGCGGCAAAAAGTTGGACTTATCTTTCAAAATCCTGAACAACAATTAGTAGCTTCTACTGTCGAAGAAGATATTTCCTATGGTTTGTGTAATTTAGGATTACCACCAGCAGAAATTCAACAACGAGTAACACAAGCCTTAAACGAATTTAACCTCAGTGAACTAGCACAAAGACCAGTACATCATCTGAGCTTAGGACAAAAAAAGCGTGTTTCTTTAGCTGATGTCATGGTTTTAAAGCCAGAATTGCTATTACTAGATGAACCAACTGCATATTTAGATAGACCTCAAACCCGCAACTTAATTTCAGTTTTGCAGAAAATTCATTCATCTGGCACAACCATACTCATGGCTACCCATGATTTAGATTTTGTGTGTAGTTGGGCTGATTGGGTGTTTGTGATGGATCAAGGACAATTGATTTTAGAAGGTA contains:
- a CDS encoding energy-coupling factor ABC transporter substrate-binding protein is translated as MNQSKQGITNWLLLLGVIVLSVTPLIFIKGAEFGGADGQAEQVIGEIKPGYQPWVKPFFEPPSGEIESLLFSSQAALGAGIIGYAIGLYKGRSQQQRNKE
- a CDS encoding energy-coupling factor ABC transporter ATP-binding protein, giving the protein MNKQEKLLEFQQVHYTYPGGQQSALNGVNLSIPSGKKCALIGKNGCGKTTLFLLANGLYKPHKGNIYWQGKPLQYDRNFLMKLRQKVGLIFQNPEQQLVASTVEEDISYGLCNLGLPPAEIQQRVTQALNEFNLSELAQRPVHHLSLGQKKRVSLADVMVLKPELLLLDEPTAYLDRPQTRNLISVLQKIHSSGTTILMATHDLDFVCSWADWVFVMDQGQLILEGKPEDVFVQREILEAIQLGVPLIYEILSGEPVEMERIILEKFHQRLINLFS
- the cbiQ gene encoding cobalt ECF transporter T component CbiQ codes for the protein MSLQIDTLAYTNKLRRLAPEQKLLFAIALLIISNFAHPPVQIIIAIWVSIWTIFYAGIPTKIYLKLVYIPILFWLTSLPALVINGVTINYLNTIRSDVINGVNIGDYYFYISRHGIEQGWSIFTRAIAAISCFYFVMLTIPFADLLKTLRRIGLPILITDLLLLMYRFIFVLLNTASELWVAQQSRSGYRTFSLSMKSLSLLIGQLLQRTIEKYHQVYLSLESRGFNGEFQVWHSQNYYLSTRYAMEAILGCLILIELEWKRYLF